From Caulobacter segnis, a single genomic window includes:
- a CDS encoding ABC1 kinase family protein, with the protein MPDDRNDPERDRLSGRLSRFAKVGAGLSGAAVSYGANRVFAGDDANARNAKALKAALGGLKGPLMKAAQMFATVPDLLPPEFAKEFTELQTNAPAMGWPFVRRRMAAELGPDWQSKFASFEHEAAAAASLGQVHRATTHDGRSLAVKLQYPDMQSAVESDLGQLRALIGIFKRMDGSIDPSEMIVEIGDRLREELDYGREAQLMRVYANFFAGREDIRTPTPVPELSTGRLLSMTWLDGQGLLAFKSAPQAVRDRIAALLFEAWWSPMTHLGIIHGDPHLGNYSFAGEGAAHLNLLDFGCIRVFPPKFVAGVVRLYRALSNDDRAEQMESYRTWGFTGLTDELVDTLNVWARFIYGPLLDDRVRTVADDVPPGEYGRREAFKVRQALKAVGGITIPREFVFMDRAAIGLGAAFLHLGASHNWRALFEASLEGFSEAAVAERQRAALAAVGL; encoded by the coding sequence ATGCCTGACGACCGCAACGACCCCGAACGCGACCGCCTCTCCGGTCGCCTCTCGCGCTTCGCCAAGGTGGGCGCTGGCCTTTCAGGCGCGGCCGTCAGCTATGGCGCCAATCGCGTCTTCGCCGGCGACGACGCCAACGCCCGCAACGCCAAGGCGCTGAAGGCGGCGCTGGGTGGGCTGAAGGGACCGCTGATGAAGGCGGCCCAGATGTTCGCCACGGTGCCGGACCTTCTGCCGCCCGAATTCGCCAAGGAATTCACCGAGCTGCAGACCAACGCGCCCGCCATGGGCTGGCCCTTCGTGCGTCGGCGCATGGCCGCCGAGCTGGGGCCGGACTGGCAATCCAAGTTCGCCAGCTTCGAGCACGAGGCCGCCGCGGCCGCCTCGCTGGGCCAGGTGCACCGCGCCACGACCCATGACGGCCGGTCGCTGGCCGTGAAGCTGCAATATCCCGACATGCAGAGCGCGGTCGAAAGCGACCTTGGCCAGCTGCGCGCCCTGATCGGGATTTTCAAGCGGATGGATGGCTCGATCGACCCGTCCGAGATGATCGTCGAGATCGGCGACCGCCTGCGCGAGGAGCTGGACTACGGCCGCGAGGCCCAGCTGATGCGGGTCTACGCCAACTTCTTCGCCGGCCGCGAGGACATCCGCACGCCGACGCCGGTCCCCGAGCTGTCCACGGGCCGCCTGCTGTCGATGACCTGGCTGGATGGGCAGGGCCTCTTGGCCTTCAAGAGCGCGCCGCAAGCGGTCCGTGACCGCATCGCCGCCCTGCTGTTCGAGGCCTGGTGGAGCCCGATGACCCATCTGGGGATCATCCACGGCGACCCGCACCTGGGGAACTACAGCTTCGCCGGTGAGGGCGCGGCGCACCTGAACCTGTTGGACTTCGGCTGTATCCGCGTGTTTCCGCCCAAGTTCGTGGCCGGGGTGGTGCGGCTCTACCGCGCCCTGTCGAACGACGACCGCGCCGAGCAGATGGAATCCTATCGCACCTGGGGCTTCACGGGCCTGACCGACGAACTGGTCGACACCCTGAACGTCTGGGCCCGCTTCATCTACGGCCCGCTGCTGGACGACCGGGTGCGCACCGTGGCCGACGACGTCCCGCCCGGCGAGTACGGCCGCCGCGAGGCCTTCAAGGTGCGCCAGGCTCTGAAGGCGGTGGGCGGCATCACCATCCCGCGCGAGTTCGTGTTCATGGACCGCGCCGCCATCGGCCTGGGCGCAGCCTTTCTGCACCTGGGGGCCAGCCACAACTGGCGGGCGCTGTTCGAGGCCTCGTTGGAGGGGTTCTCGGAGGCGGCGGTGGCCGAGCGGCAGCGGGCGGCGCTGGCGGCGGTGGGGCTCTAG
- a CDS encoding RNA polymerase sigma factor, translating into MGRAQDIDKGRHGDFADWLAPHLPMLHRTARAFADPADQHDLLQELTLALWRAWPRFRDESAAGTYAHRVAHNAALTWRRGESRRRLRGVAVEAELVVRDAGSDPQGALLERLYAAIRQLPPVERSLILLSLDGVPYAEIARLHGLSETNVGARLTRIRQRVSSLVEEADDGV; encoded by the coding sequence ATGGGCCGGGCTCAAGACATCGACAAAGGGCGGCACGGCGACTTCGCCGACTGGCTGGCGCCGCATCTGCCGATGCTGCACCGGACGGCCCGCGCCTTCGCCGATCCGGCCGACCAGCACGACCTGCTGCAGGAGCTGACCCTGGCCCTGTGGAGAGCATGGCCCAGGTTCCGAGACGAGAGCGCGGCGGGAACCTACGCACACCGCGTGGCCCACAACGCCGCCCTCACCTGGCGGCGCGGCGAGAGCCGGCGGCGGCTGCGCGGCGTGGCGGTCGAGGCCGAGCTGGTGGTCCGGGACGCCGGGAGCGACCCGCAAGGAGCGCTGCTGGAGCGTCTCTACGCGGCCATCCGCCAGCTGCCCCCGGTCGAGCGGTCGCTGATCCTGCTGTCGCTGGACGGCGTCCCGTACGCCGAGATCGCCCGCCTGCACGGCCTTTCCGAAACCAATGTCGGGGCGCGGCTGACCCGGATCCGCCAGCGCGTCTCCAGCCTCGTGGAGGAGGCCGACGATGGAGTTTGA
- a CDS encoding PaaI family thioesterase, with protein sequence MSDDLTDAQTAAIPEGFSQLNWSRGFGRQIGPLFEQREGPGEARLAFRVEEHHTNGLGNCHGGMLMSFADMAWGRIISLQKSYSWVTVRLMCDFLSGAKLGDWVEGEGELIGEEDLLFTVRGRIWAGDRTLITGTGVFKALSPRKPRPGELAYKEVAGG encoded by the coding sequence ATGTCCGACGACCTGACAGACGCCCAGACCGCCGCCATACCCGAGGGGTTTTCCCAGCTGAACTGGTCGCGCGGCTTCGGTCGCCAGATCGGCCCTCTTTTCGAACAGCGCGAGGGCCCTGGCGAGGCGCGCCTGGCCTTCCGGGTCGAGGAGCATCACACCAACGGCCTGGGCAACTGCCACGGCGGCATGCTGATGAGCTTCGCCGACATGGCCTGGGGGCGGATCATCTCGCTGCAGAAGTCCTACAGCTGGGTCACGGTGCGGTTGATGTGCGACTTCCTGTCGGGCGCCAAGCTGGGCGACTGGGTCGAGGGCGAGGGCGAGCTGATCGGCGAGGAGGACCTGCTGTTCACCGTGCGCGGCCGCATCTGGGCCGGCGACCGCACCCTGATCACCGGCACCGGGGTCTTCAAGGCGCTCAGCCCCCGCAAGCCGCGCCCCGGCGAGCTGGCCTACAAGGAGGTCGCCGGTGGCTGA
- a CDS encoding alpha/beta fold hydrolase — MADDQAPAAPLAASLLAPFQGEPPPAPAWFDAAIAQAPERAMIPVEGANIELLTWGEIGKPGLLILHGNGAHADWWSFIAPYFAKDWRVAAISWSGMGDSDWRDAYSAELFAAEIFAAVEVAGLEAGGVKPIVVGHSFGGFPTLYCAARHPERLRGAIMVDSSIQPPEKRWKGPPPRSGQGARVYPTLEEALTRFRLAPPQPCENLYIADFIARRSLKAVEGGWTWKFDPDLWHNFRMPDLGRLLPEIACPAALMWGERSNLMHAETLDYMIEQMPKDVLLLPIPDADHHVMIDQPLAFVAGLRGLLAAWA, encoded by the coding sequence GTGGCTGACGATCAGGCGCCCGCGGCCCCCTTGGCCGCCTCGCTGCTCGCGCCGTTCCAGGGCGAGCCCCCGCCCGCGCCGGCCTGGTTCGACGCGGCCATCGCCCAGGCGCCCGAGCGCGCGATGATCCCGGTCGAGGGCGCGAACATCGAGCTCTTGACCTGGGGCGAGATCGGCAAGCCGGGCCTGCTGATCCTGCACGGCAACGGCGCCCACGCCGACTGGTGGAGCTTCATCGCGCCCTACTTCGCGAAGGACTGGCGGGTGGCGGCGATCTCGTGGTCGGGCATGGGCGACAGCGACTGGCGGGACGCCTACAGCGCCGAGCTGTTCGCCGCCGAGATCTTCGCCGCCGTCGAGGTCGCGGGTCTCGAGGCGGGCGGGGTCAAGCCGATCGTGGTCGGCCACTCGTTCGGCGGCTTTCCCACCCTGTACTGCGCCGCGCGCCATCCCGAGCGCCTGCGCGGGGCGATCATGGTCGACAGCAGCATCCAGCCGCCGGAGAAGCGCTGGAAGGGGCCGCCGCCGCGCTCGGGCCAGGGCGCGCGGGTCTATCCGACGCTGGAGGAGGCCCTGACCCGCTTCCGTCTTGCCCCACCGCAGCCGTGCGAGAACCTGTACATCGCCGACTTCATCGCGAGGCGGTCGCTGAAGGCCGTCGAGGGCGGCTGGACCTGGAAGTTCGATCCGGACCTCTGGCACAATTTCCGCATGCCGGACCTGGGGCGACTGCTGCCGGAGATCGCCTGTCCGGCCGCGCTGATGTGGGGCGAGCGGTCGAACCTTATGCACGCCGAGACCTTGGACTATATGATCGAGCAGATGCCCAAGGACGTGCTGCTCTTGCCCATTCCCGACGCCGACCACCACGTGATGATCGACCAGCCCCTGGCCTTCGTGGCCGGGCTTCGCGGACTGCTGGCGGCCTGGGCCTGA
- a CDS encoding glycosyltransferase family 9 protein, giving the protein MAGPVLVYTPDRGIGDLMWHLPTIRAIAATTPEGQVVLVARPASRASEVLAVEPTVARVLHAPNYKGKLKGVREVIDFYRICRAETPRAVWILEKIDRPAIAAFLAGVPERRGFGLGHGQETFLTTGPYLPKAMRPAHRIDKLEAFEKGHGLVVTSREPQLKLDPKAIAAVKARYADRPGPWLSLGIGASEPARTWPAERFAETARRLSDLFGAVFWVGGPNEAESARAAIGDLPNNVVACDLPLDRSAALIALSAGFLGNDSGALNVAAAVGTPCVGLMGTAPVPAYSRWLSRLDGGEGRIADIMVDQAVEAVRTRYESERWDNSHA; this is encoded by the coding sequence ATGGCCGGACCGGTTCTCGTCTACACGCCCGATCGCGGGATCGGGGACCTGATGTGGCACCTGCCGACCATCCGGGCGATCGCGGCGACCACGCCGGAGGGCCAGGTCGTGCTGGTGGCGCGGCCCGCCAGCCGGGCGTCCGAGGTGCTGGCCGTCGAGCCGACGGTCGCGCGGGTGCTGCACGCGCCGAACTACAAGGGCAAGCTCAAGGGCGTGCGCGAGGTCATCGATTTCTACCGCATCTGCCGGGCCGAGACGCCGCGCGCGGTGTGGATCCTGGAGAAGATCGACCGCCCCGCCATCGCCGCCTTTCTGGCCGGCGTGCCCGAGCGCCGGGGTTTCGGCCTTGGGCATGGGCAGGAGACGTTCCTGACCACCGGACCGTACCTGCCGAAGGCCATGCGGCCCGCCCATCGGATCGACAAGTTGGAGGCCTTCGAGAAGGGCCACGGCTTGGTGGTGACCAGCCGCGAGCCGCAGCTGAAGCTGGATCCCAAGGCGATCGCGGCCGTGAAGGCGCGCTATGCCGACAGGCCCGGCCCGTGGCTCAGCCTGGGGATCGGGGCCAGCGAGCCGGCCCGCACCTGGCCGGCCGAGCGCTTCGCCGAAACGGCCCGGCGGCTTTCGGACCTGTTCGGCGCGGTGTTCTGGGTCGGCGGACCGAACGAGGCGGAAAGCGCCCGCGCCGCGATCGGCGACCTGCCGAACAATGTCGTGGCCTGCGACCTGCCCCTGGACCGGTCGGCGGCGCTGATCGCGCTGTCCGCCGGCTTCCTGGGCAACGACTCCGGCGCGCTGAACGTGGCCGCCGCCGTTGGCACGCCATGCGTGGGCCTTATGGGCACCGCGCCGGTGCCGGCCTATTCGCGCTGGCTCTCGCGCCTGGACGGCGGGGAAGGTCGAATCGCGGACATCATGGTCGACCAGGCCGTCGAAGCCGTGCGCACGCGCTACGAGTCGGAGCGCTGGGACAATTCGCACGCTTGA